The nucleotide window TGAGATGGGCCTGTATGCAAAACAAACCAATGCAAATCTAGTCCTAGATGGAGGTTATTTGAATGAAGTTTAATATTGAggatgtatctttttttttttttttttttttctttcaggtcGGGTCAGTGGTGTCTGTCGGTTGGATGCGCTCCAGGAAGGCTGTGGACTGGCGACTGTTCAGAAACATCTTCTTGGCCTGGTTTGTCACTGTGCCCATATCTGGCCTTATCAGCGCGGCCATCATGGCCCTGTTCATCTACGTTATCCTGTGAGGCCTTGAAAGTCCGCTCTGCCTCCCTCTCTGCTCACGAAGAGCCCCCACCCAGCATCCAGGATCCCTAGAGAGAGGTGGAGGGCATATGTCAaccttctctgtctctctctacctTCCCCCCTCCATCATTCTCGTGATGAGTGGGGATGAGAAAGGCCCCTTTCGATAGAGCCTGTGATTCTTGGCTGCATTATTTTTTAGCCTGTATTGATGATTTGTGTGCATTGCACCAGGTCACATACCATAGGCCACAGAAGAAAATCTCTTCAAAACTAAAATGGTTGCCATTTAAATTCCCTCTTGTACATATGTCAAATCaccttgtttttatttaattatgtacagaactaaagttttttttgttattaaggTAAATGAACAATTACAATGCAGTATTAGCCTTCATTTAACATGTATTTTTCATTACTTTCACAATTTGAGTACCTTAGAGAAGCGGTGTTTTGGTGCGAAGAATCGGGGGAAGAGGAATTGTTGCATTTTCCTTCTCTTATGTATTCAGTATGTTAATTTTCCACTTTTTCTCAAACAAGCCTAACTAAACTCAAATAGAGCCTTATGACAGCCACATTTTTAGCAGAGTCTTGTGAGGGTTCATTAGCAAAATAAATTGGTTGCTCACATCATGTTCCTTAATGCAAATTTCAGTGTCCTTTTAGTTCTTTTGTAGGTTACACTACAAAGTAGGCCTCTTGGTAAACTAAACAGTTTTTCTGTTATCATTCTTTTAGTCCTCTCTTCAGTGGTTTGCAGAATATCAGATTTCTTTGGTGTTTTACACCACTGTAATTGAGCTGTAATATTAGCTCTGCTTTGTCCAGTGCTGAAAACAACTCAAACGGACCAACCTGCGCTTGGAGATGCAGTTAAACATCTCAGCAGCTACTGCAAAGATTCACGCTTTTCCTTAAAGCACAGAAGCGCTTTGCTGTAGTTATTATGCTCTTAGCGACTCGTGTAAATGCAGTGCATCCCCAAATGTTGGCTTTAGACAATTGAACTCCATCGGTGGATTATGGCCCATTGTGCTCGGTCGCCAAGGGTCGCTGTTGTTGCATACAGATGAAATGTTACTAGGATACCCAAACTCTTGTTTTACCAGTGTAATTACTGGTCAGGGTTACTCCAGGGGACGGAAGATCACAagttaataatgatattaaaaatataaccCTGATGAGACCCCTCTCCTTTTAGAGTATTGCTTTGCTGTTATGCTTGATATCAGAAACGGCGAATCAAACTCGATGGAGAGAGATTTGAGACCATAGGCGTTCCTGTAAAACTTGATTGGTGTAACTCATCTGCTCCAGCTTTCTCAGACCTGCTTCTGTAGTTTTTCTGAAGAATGTATACCAATACAAacacagtatatgtatatattttagaaagcGTTGCTATTGTAACCCCTACAGCAACACAGATGACTTGCCCTGTTTATTAGGTGTGGGACAGTGGTGTTAAATGATGGTTTGGACTAGCTCCATCTGCACTGCTGTGATTTGGTTATAAATTAACACATTTAGACCTTACATAGTTGCTGTAGTTGCCTTAAGgatgtttctctttctgtttttttttttttctgttttttttttttttttgtttaaaccaAAGAAAAGGGTGGAGCATTTTGTTGTCCACTGGGCTTTGGGGATGAAAGAATAAATGTCTTTTTCATTATCACCTTTCTTTGTCTCttgattttcaaaataataaatatttattgttctTCCTTAAGAACATTTCTCATAcacaggcatatatatatatatatatatatatatatatatgaacttacAATTCattaaattttactgtatttctggttTAAATCAGGCAAAACTACACATATTTCGGCCATTAAAATAAGGAGACATGCATTTATCAATAAAACTATCAACATTTCCCTCAAAACGACAAAAAGCATTTCTTCCTTGTTAAAGAGTCTTTTTAGCAATAAAACAGCTTGTGCTCGTCAAGGTTGTGGGACTTGGAGATGGGCAATGATGCATCATTGGTCCAAAAATAAGCTGGGACAATGCAGATGATATAAATAAATCTCAAACTAGCACCCAAGGACTGTAGACGGCGCTGGCCTGGATAACTGTCCTAGATCTATGTTCTAACACTACCTACATCTGCTACTCAGACTGGTGCCTCTGAGAAGCCATGTAATCATCTGTTACTACACCCACCTGCAGCCTGGTATTAATATGAACACTGGACACCCGCCAGTGTTTACAGtctttatttggaaaaaaaaagcagCCATCACAAATTGTGTGAAAGGTCACCATGCATGTTTTTTGTCTAGGTGGTACATACAGTCGGTTAGAATTGTTTGCAATATGCTTTACAAAACAATGCATTTATGTTTTAAAGATGTTAGATGGATTCCACACAGCTGCTTCACACGGTCTTAATAATCGTAATATACGATATCTTCATCACTGAAATCCTCTAGAAAGAAAGGtcacattaatataaattaaaacaatttttttatatatatataaaatttgaatttatttttaatacaattggCATCTAGTAAGATTCGGTTCTCAacactgttttatttcatttgctgGATTAATGACTCACCAGAACTTTTCACACTCTCTTCAACCTGCTCACTGTGTTCTAGAAGAGAACAAAACACAAACGTGAAGGACTGAAAACGAGGAGACTATCACCACACgtgaataaaaaaatcattgaatTTTAATGAAAGGACGCATCTTAGACTACTCACTGTTTTCCTCTTTAATTATGGATACAAATCATGTAATGTGAAGCGTTTACCTGTGCTCTGTTGAGAGGCTGTGCAATAAGAGACATGTGTTACATAACTTTACATAACTCACAGCAATACAACCACTGTATACAGACGAATCACCTTATATATTATTACTGTTGTCTGAGATGATCATAGAAATCAAATAACACAAAGGAACACATTGTCCTCGTGTCTTTGTTTACACTGAattgtaatttaaatgaatttactTACTGTCGTCCTCAGAGTGTGAATCTGAATAAACAAAATCACACAGTCAGTGCACGCGATCTGTTTTCAGAGGTCAGGCTGCATTGTGAGTGACGAACTGTCGCCCTCGCGCGGCGAGGAATGGAATCACACCGAGATACACCTACCTATGGGCGCGTCACTTCCGGTGTTCGCTCCTACGTCAAAGCAAACATTGCGTAAGAGAAGCAGAGAATTCGTCACATGACGTGGCTCAGTACAAGAacacaaagtaaataaataaatcaaattgctagtttttaaaaacataaaatcattATGTTTATCAAACGTATATGTatatcattattaaaaatgttaacataATATGTAATGTGAAATCTGATAACTTGTTCCCTATATTTTGCGTAAACattgacacaaaataaaacagatcacgtatttagaaatacattttcagactctattttaaacacattgtgtaCTATGTTTTGTACTAAATGTGTATCTTCCTAGAAAACAATGTTCTGGAAAAAGTCTTTGTCTTTACCTGCAGCATCTGTTAGCGCCTCTTTCTCACCATCTATAGGGTTATTCAGAGAGTATAAACAGAcaaattaataacaattattaattataataaatgaccAATTATAATACTAAATGCATATCAAAGATCTATCTATCTCTTTATTTAGCTACATATTTGTATGATCTATTATGTTCTGTACTGAATGTATATGAAAGTAACGTTGTAAAAGTCATTATGTTTACCTGTAGTGTCTGTCACTGCCTTTGTTTCTCCGTCTGTTAGGGTTCAGATGATTCAGATCATAACAAAACAAGACTTTTCTCACCCATATAAGtcatttctgtttattcagcATCAGCGAGTCAAAGCATATTGAGAGTAAATGGCCCTAAACACACGTTTTGATTTGCTTAACATTTACCTTTGACATGAGCAGCCTCATACTCTGACTCATCTGAGGAAACAGATATGAAATGAGTTCAGAGAATCTGAGCGTATGTTAATGTGCAGAGATATATAAGCATCTGTCCGAGGGAAGTCATATCAGTGACGTCCAGCAGATGTTACACAGAGAACAGCAGGCTGGCAGCAGAAATAATGACCCACCTGTGTGTGGAGCCGTGCTGTACTCTTCAAACGCTGAGGCAAGACAAAACAGAGAACagatgtcatcttttttttctaaatcttGGGCTGTGATAATATACAAATCAAGCTGGAAACAGTGTTACCTCTCTGTTCTGGCAGTTTAGTCCTTTCATCACATTGCAGAGATGCTGAAATCActacaaacacaaacatgtagAAGTATAATTTCATTTCTGtcatatacagtttatatattatTCCACAAGCTGATAATGGATGCACGAGCATGAATTAAATTATGACTATAACTATTATGACTTGTCTTCATTAATAATGTATGCTAGCTAAGCACAGATCATTCCAGAAGGAAACAAACGGAAACATGCAATACTTTAGAGCTATTCAACGTTGACAACTAATAAGCtgtcaaaacaaaactaaaattatattaaattaaaagttaCAAAAATCTGTAATATGCTATGTGtactttgttttacattttcctgaaaataaaatgaaataaaataaaatgctattgaataaataatagttgttaataaaaaataaactgtaaaaactaacaatataaatgcaatatatatatattttaaaacaattaaataaatacatttactaaaatgaaattaaattaaaagaggcaAAAGCATGTCACGGCTGTGATGTTTTAGATTTCCCTGAAAATAAtataagaaaatgtaataaatattaatagttaattcaaaacaattcaaaaaagaaggaaaaaagtgATGTGTAtgcataattttacattttatagagggtttataatataaacatcatataataatattgataaaaatgtaataatgtagtTTTATCGCAATTTAAAATTAACAAGTGACAGAAGTGtgagtatatatattatatatattttcctgttcaacaaaaaaacgaacaaataataatattaataaaaatataacaatattaaataatgataaaatttaATCATAATTAAACCAATAAGAGACACAACtggcacgagagagagagagagagagagagagagagattacacaGTACAAATGTGTGATGTTATATTATAATCTTACCACTGTGGAAACCTGCCACTGCAACACAGAGGATTATGGGTACACTAATTCTCATCTTGGGTAAAAGAGGTGGATGCCGAACAAATTGAATCAAAGTGCTAAATGTCAGTGTGAGCATTGAATCACACATTTGCCGGCGGGTCTATTTATATGTTTGCTGGCATCAGATGCTGTGGCGGACAGGCTCGTCTCTGTTTACCTGCCAGCAGCTAGATGGCACATCTTGCCCCACACACAGATGTGCCATTATTTCCACACTCAATGCCTTTCATTGTTGACTTTGTGGTCAGCAGTGACTGGTGTAATGGGATGGATGTTAATTtgtgttttcaaatgtaaaaggTCATTTCCTCTCCAAATCGGTTTGTGTTTGGTATCTTATCAAAGGAGATGATTGATTGTGCTCACAGATCTGATGTCACTGCTGGTGGCACGTGGGTTTGCTGTTGTTTAGTGTGagtgtaaggggccgttcacacagaacacatttttttCCATTCCACTGCTACTTAGCAGTTATTTTTCTGTGGAAACTCACACTAGACGGACATAAAACATATGGAGCTCAAGTTAAAATAAGCTAAACTTACATGTCTTTTTCAAAGTAAAAgcacattctgtgtgaatggccacTAACATTTCTAAAGCAAAGTCATTTAATCCTCAGCCATATCATATATATGACTGAGGATTAAATAATTGCTCATTTTGCACCATAGACACTATTATGGAAAAGCGTAACTGTGGGCATGGGCTTTTTAAATACCCTTACACAAATAACATCTCATGCTGAAACTGAGTTGATTTGTTtgaatagaaaatacagattcaCTTAAGTAGTGTTTTTAAAGTAAACACTGCATAGTGAAGTTTTTTGTTCTTTGGCACGCACACTGCATGTCTCAACCTGTTTGCACCTGACCAGTGATCATGCAGCTACTGATATACagcttatttattatatattttcttacaaTTTGTACATTGTTCATACAGAATATATAATTGAATGTTCAtatgtgctttttattattttaaaagatgcaaatgactaaatgtaaatgtaaagataaTTAATGTTTCTTGTCACTTTTAATTTTCACTGAAAGTGAAGTCTTTAATATCCAAACGCCCAtgattaatttttacaatttttaattaaagtttaaattttccagaacaaaataaaataatacatttattaagttattaagttACAAAAACATGTTCCATGTTCCACATAAGTATTATGCTGTGtggattttgttttaaattactctaaaaataaaataaaataaataatgattcattatgctttttggattttgttttaaatttccccgaaaagaaaagaaaagaaaagaaaagaaaagaaaagaaaagaaaagaaaagaaaagaaaaaatagaaaattctGGAACACAAACATTTTGCAGAATTTAACATGACCTCTAATTTATTTTGGACAAATTAAGTTTAGTTGATTAAAAACCTAAATATTTTAGCAATTATTAATGCAGTGATGTTATAAGTTAATGCTGTAATAAACTACAATCGACTTAAACTCTAAATTGATGTAGCGCGACCCGAGAGGCCTTTATTTTGAACATCAGTTAAcgatgtcttttattttgatagtcgTCGTTACCTGTGACGTCAGACGCACAGCGCATGTCAACGGAAGTGGAAACCGGGATTGCGAGATGaccaatattaaaacaaaaccgACATGCGATTTGGGTTCGTGTCCGCGCGTGTAGAGCAGCAGTGAGCTCTGACAGCACCGTGCCAGATGTCGGTGAACCTGCGGCGCTTTAGGCCCCCTGCAGCGGATGCGTGCTCCACATTCACAGTCCTGAAAAGAGAGAGGACGAACACAGAGAAGCAAGGTCAGTACTGGACGCATGAACGCGCGCGCCTGCAGGTATGCGCTCCGTAGTAAGACCTGGCTCATAAATACAGTCAGTTTCACATTACTATCTTAAATGTTGGTGTAGTTTCAGTTTTGCCTTGCTAtgtaacatttctttttattactgTGTCTCAAATCCAAGTGTGTTACATTTATGCTGTCTAGGAAGGGAACTAAAAGCAATGTCTAATGATATTGTGTTTTAGTTCGATGTAATTTGCTTTAATTTggctgaaataaatgtttcaatgTCCATCTTTGAAGTCAGTCTTGAATTTATGAGTAACATGTTACTGTGAacattatctatttatttgtaaaatgttttttatatacccATTAAGGAGTCTATTAACTGACTGGGAACTATATTCGTCCAGTGTgatgatttgaaatatttttatgattttaattcaaatatatattacaaaaaaatatgtggCTAGCCTAAGATACCCTGTAGAGCCAATTTCTCAGATAATATATCCTCGCATGATATTAACAGAATTAATATAATGCAGTATTTTAAATAGTactgtatttattcttttaataattaattcttAATATAATTCTAATATGATAACAAAATTGCTTCTTGTATGATGATTAAACGTCCTTTTCCTTGAAATATCAAACTgttgtttaataattaaactagcaGGTGTTACACTAATGATATGTATAAACCAGTAACACTTTATATAGAAACTATATTGTTTTGGTATTTTTAGTTGATGTGAAACGCACCCTTAATTACATCATGTGCCCTGTGTTGATTCTCCATCTCCTTCTTGTCTAGAATGAGAAGACTTCCTGTCGTGGTCGCCCTCATCTGGGTCTGCTCAGTGTTTTACACAGGCATCTTCCTGTTTGTGGGAGGCTTCCTCTTAGTCAGGCTGGAGGTCAACAGAACGAGCACCTGTGCAGATGTCTTGTCTCCCGGAGCTCAGGTGAAGGGGGATTTCTGCCTGAGTGAGCCACGCTTTCGTAGGGCAGTGGTGCTGATCATCGACGCTCTGAAGGCCGACTTCACCCGCTACGATCCGGAGAACACAGCACCCAAACCGTTTGAGAACAAGCTGCCGGTGTTAGATGAGATGGCATCGTCACACCCCTCTCATGCCAGACTCTACACCTTTCGGGCCGATCCGCCCACCACCACCATGCAGAGGATCAAAGGCTTTACCACAGGTTCCCTGCCCACATTCATTGACGTGGGGAACAACTTCGCATCCAACGCCATTCTGGAAGACAATCTAGTGCACCAGCTGGGACAAGTGGGTGAGTGAATCTGCAGCTGGCAATTTCCTTTAAACCCAACCTGTCAAGAAATGATCTTTTTATAAAGAAAAGGAAGACTATTTTTAGACCACTTTGAATTTTCTtcacattttgtcattatttaaaagTAGATTTCTACCAAATCTCATTACAATGCAAAACCCCACAAAACATTTTTCTTGTTAAGTATTTAAATATGCCGATATAAATAtgataatttaaatagaaaaagttGGAATTACATGGGCCATAAAAATATGGGAATTCTCAAAAACCCAAAACTTAACTTCCAGATAAATTATGGTATTGGGAATGTGCTTGATTATCTTAGTatagtttttattgtatattctgcaaaaaacacaaaatgaccaaAATGACAGCAAATAGTATACATATATTTGAAATgacaacatttaattatttattcattaaggaATTCTGAAAAATAGATGTAAtggattccaaaaaaaaaaaaaaaagttacttgagcagcaaatcagcatattagaatgatttctgaagtgtcATGTGACtgaagtaataatgctgaaaattcagctttgcatcacagaaataaattactttttaaaatgtagtgaaacatacaactttaattttaaattggaaaaatatttcagaatattaattttttttttattgtattttttatcaaaactgCAACTTTGTCGAGCATGAgactttaaataaattttttttttttactaactctTTTGGATTTTTAGGCAGAAATGTTACCTGGGCCTATTTTTGTGACCTTTGTGAGATTTgctgcaacaaaacaaacaagaaaatatttattgcttTACCATAATCATGTTTGCAATTAATGACATTTGTAGAAAAATTTACAAAGTCACCATTTTATCAAACTAAATGAATCCTGTTTAGATTGAAATTATCATAAACTCTAGCTTTTTTTGCTAGAGTCTTTGTTAATCATTGTGTGTTTTATCTCCCCTTTAAAAGGCAAGAGAGTTGTTTTTATGGGGGATGACACATGGGTGAGTCTTTTCCCCAAGAAGTTCCACAGATCGCTGCCCTTCCCCTCCTTCAACGTCAAGGACTTGCACACCGTTGACAATGGCATTCTCCAAAACATTTATCCCACCAGTAAGCAGAATAAATAGCACATCAATCAGGACCTTGCCTGGTTGGTTTGAGATCTTTGTTTACCTTCTAAATAGATGCACAGCTCTCTCAtgtgtacactgtaaacacagtGTCTGAACGAGTGGCTAAGGGTTCGTGTGTTCTTTCTCCAGTGGAGGGGGATGACTGGGATGTGTTGATTGCTCACTTCCTGGGTGTGGATCACTGTGGGCACAGATTTGGCCCGGATCATCCTGCAATGGCTGAGAAACTCTCCCAGATGGATGGAGTTATCAGGTTAGCAGCAGCCTCATTCATCTACCCACATTCTGCCAAGTTTTTACAGTTTCatgatatatttaatgcattatgcatttgtTTTCCATACGTTACTCGCCGCTGACTCCAGATCAGTGATAAAGCGTCTGAAGAATGACACCTTGTTGGTGGTGATGGGTGATCATGGAATGACAGACACTGGGGATCATGGTGGAGAGAGCCAGAAAGAGACAGACGCTGCTCTGTTTCTCTACAGTTCCTCTCCCTTATTTCCAGCACCAGGCTCCCAGGTATAAGAGACACTGttatgatttgtctgtatttAATATGTTACTACCAGTGGTGTGTGTGGCCAGATCCAGAAAAATTTGGGGTGTCACAAAATATATTGTAGTAAGGCTGTATTCAACACTATTGGTCTGTAATTGTATGATAATAGCTTTAGTACTATTTTCTTGTGTCCGATACTTAAAAAAACGTATTGTTTATTAGCCTTTTCCAAATTTTCCATTTCCTAAAATGTGggggaaaaaatctaaataaagtgCCACTATGAGAGAGGAATTTAAATGTCTTTGGGTTATCTTTTGGCTTTTTCCATACATTTGGATTTCAGCGTGTTTGTGTTTGTAGGTGGAACCTGAGGTAGTACCTCAGACTGATCTGGTGCCCACTCTGGCACTTCTGCTGGGGGTTCCCATTCCTTATAGTAGTGTGGGACAGGTTCTTCTGCCACTTTTTCCTCAGGATGGCTCCCGGGGTGTACCTACAGGACTCAGCCAAGCTGAGGCGCTGTGGATTAACGTTAAACAGGTTTGAGGATATCTCTGTcgcatttcatgtttttttcattagtACAACAACTGTGATGAACTTGGCTAAATTCTGATTCTTCCATTTCCACTTTTCCTTAAAGGTAAACCGCTTCTTGGAGACCTACTCTAACATGGCTAAAGACATCCCATCAGACAGTCTGTCTCAGCTGCGGGCTGACTTCTCAAACATTTCCTCCCAGTATTTGGCTGCTGACCACAAGGGCCATCTTCCCTCTCCTGAGCTAGTCGTCTCCATGCAGAACTATCTGACCGCTGTCAGGGAGACTTGCAGAGCCTCCTGGGCCCGTTTCAGCCCTTTCAAAATGGCTGCTGGGCTGTTAATCTTAGGAGTTGCCTGCATGCTCTGCTATGTCCTTTCTGAGTTGTCCCATGTAGTGATTCAGCAAGGCCTGCTGAAGTTGCCCATACTCTCAGGGTTGGTGGTGGGTCTAGTAGTAGCTGCAGGTCAGCTGTTCTTCCGAGGATATTTGGAGCTCTCATGGTGTGCGGGAGCTGCAGCACTTTCTTCTGAGGTTTTGTTTCTTTGGAGGACTCGAGGAGTTTTGGTTAAAGAGAGGTGGTCACCTTCTGGCCTCCTCACGCTGGCCCTTCTGGTGCTTCTCCTGCGCTGTGCCTCCCTACTCTCGGACAGCTATGTCATCTATGAGGGAAACGTGGTTACCTTCTTGCTCTTCACGTTGAGCGTATATGTTCCTCTCCGTCTAAACTGGGATGGACTCCTTGTGCCAACTCCCCCACCAGACACCCAGAAGCCACCCAGGATGCTCCCAACAGCTCTGCCATCCTCAGTGGTTCGACGTCAGGCCACTATCCTGTTGGCTTGGTTGGGAGTGCTGGTGGGATCGCTTTACCTATCCCTCTCCTTCCACAACTGCCGAGAGGAGCAGGGCACCTGCCAGCCCTCACTTTTCCTCTCCCCGCTTTCACGAGTACAGAACAGTCAACTGCGCAACCTCCTCTATGTCTTCTCCGTTGGCTCTCTGGCCTTGTTGGGGTACCTTCTACACCGATGGCTTAGACATTACGGGAACCTCAATTGTACCAGTGTGACTGCATTTTCGGCCTGCTTCCTCGTACCCCTGGCCTCTGTTTGCATTGGTTTGCACTGGGCGGTGAGCGCCACCCCAGAGGACACCTTCAGGAATTTGTCCGAACTCATCGGCTTAGCTCAAGTGTTCCTGCCTAGAGCCACTTTCTGCGTACTAGGTCTTGGACTACTCCTGTTGTGGTTAGACCCCATGACAGTGTTCCTCAAGTCAAGGACTCCATTGAGCTCTCGAGGAACATCCCTGCCACCCCCCAAGTACCGAGCCAGTACGGGAATCAGTCCGCAGGCTGAACTTCACCACCTTATTCCACAGTTGTATCAGCGCATCCGACACTCACTGGAGGACGGGGCAATGGAAAGTGGTGAAACTGACAGCAGGCCAGCTGTGGAGGCTTACGGGCTGGGTACAGTGTACTCTGCCCCATTGGTTTTGCTTTGTGGACTCCTTGGATTGGTGCTTCTGCTGCTTCATCCGGAGGGAATGGCCCTTGCCTTCCTGCTTCTCCTGCTGGAGGCCGGAGCCATGCTGCACATCCACGCCTGTAGCGCCAACCTCTCCAGCCTGCACAAGCACTCTAGTAAGATGCTCTCCATGGTTATCTTCACATATTATGCCTTGCTATTAAGTTATTACAACTGATGCATCTAATCTTCCTCCTTTAACCCTCCCAGATGGTTTCAGTGTTCCATGGGCTCCAGTGGTTTCATGGTCTCTGGCAGCCACCCAGTTTTTCCATGCAACAGGACACCTCCCAACCTTCCCCTCCATTCAGTGGGGTGCCGCATTTGTGGGCTTTCCTCAAGGACACACGGGCACTGCACTTCCTGCGTCATTGGTGACCCTCAACACCTTCTCCTCTCACATTATCTTTGCAGGTAACGTAACACTAGATGCAGGATACTGTCAACATGATTCACATTGGATTTGTTTCTGTAAcaacattatgtttttttttaagctttctgTCTGTTCTTTCTCTCCATTTCTAATGATCACGGTCTAATTTGCACATGCAGTTGGTTGTCCTCTGCTGCTGTTCTGGCCTCTGGTGTGCGAGGTGCGTGGGACCCGATCTACATGCTCAGCAGGAGCAGAGGAGAGCGAGGATGCTGTCATGGAGATGAGACTGAGAGAGAACCCCCAGAAGTTCAGCTCGGGTCTCCTGCAGCTCGCTGCACGCTACCTCTTCGTGAATGGAGCGCAGGTGCGTTGCATAAAGCTCCCATTAAGTCAGGCACAAAAACTTGCACAACAACATTTTTAACCGAATCAATGTTTCTGTGAACTCCTTTATCGTGAAATGGTGTTCTACAGTAATTGCActgttattttgttataattCACCAGACTGTGTGAATtgaccaataaaaataaatatgtatttttattttgtttagtcatGTAAGTCTTGGTGTTTAGAGGCTAATTATGGGGTAGTGTTATGAGCTCAAATGCTTTTGTAAAATGGATcataaattctaaatatataaatcatatttacatgAATAAAAACTTGTTTACCTTCAGGTTTTTGCGTCGGTTTGTGCTGCAGCCATCCTCAGGAGACACCTCATGGTGTGGAAAGTGTTTGCACCCAAGTGAGTCACAAAACTCTAACTTATTGTTTCCTTCTCTTCTACCTCATCACTTtccgtctttttttattttaaggcatTGATTAAATTATCTAGGGATATGCACATTTTCGAAATGGACGAGTTAGTGGGTTGAACAGTGGTGGTTGGTGTTTTTgacaattttattttgtattaggcCCTTTATAACATTACCAAAATTCACCCACACACCAGTT belongs to Carassius gibelio isolate Cgi1373 ecotype wild population from Czech Republic chromosome B10, carGib1.2-hapl.c, whole genome shotgun sequence and includes:
- the LOC127966612 gene encoding GPI ethanolamine phosphate transferase 3 isoform X1, with the translated sequence MNARACRMRRLPVVVALIWVCSVFYTGIFLFVGGFLLVRLEVNRTSTCADVLSPGAQVKGDFCLSEPRFRRAVVLIIDALKADFTRYDPENTAPKPFENKLPVLDEMASSHPSHARLYTFRADPPTTTMQRIKGFTTGSLPTFIDVGNNFASNAILEDNLVHQLGQVGKRVVFMGDDTWVSLFPKKFHRSLPFPSFNVKDLHTVDNGILQNIYPTMEGDDWDVLIAHFLGVDHCGHRFGPDHPAMAEKLSQMDGVIRSVIKRLKNDTLLVVMGDHGMTDTGDHGGESQKETDAALFLYSSSPLFPAPGSQVEPEVVPQTDLVPTLALLLGVPIPYSSVGQVLLPLFPQDGSRGVPTGLSQAEALWINVKQVNRFLETYSNMAKDIPSDSLSQLRADFSNISSQYLAADHKGHLPSPELVVSMQNYLTAVRETCRASWARFSPFKMAAGLLILGVACMLCYVLSELSHVVIQQGLLKLPILSGLVVGLVVAAGQLFFRGYLELSWCAGAAALSSEVLFLWRTRGVLVKERWSPSGLLTLALLVLLLRCASLLSDSYVIYEGNVVTFLLFTLSVYVPLRLNWDGLLVPTPPPDTQKPPRMLPTALPSSVVRRQATILLAWLGVLVGSLYLSLSFHNCREEQGTCQPSLFLSPLSRVQNSQLRNLLYVFSVGSLALLGYLLHRWLRHYGNLNCTSVTAFSACFLVPLASVCIGLHWAVSATPEDTFRNLSELIGLAQVFLPRATFCVLGLGLLLLWLDPMTVFLKSRTPLSSRGTSLPPPKYRASTGISPQAELHHLIPQLYQRIRHSLEDGAMESGETDSRPAVEAYGLGTVYSAPLVLLCGLLGLVLLLLHPEGMALAFLLLLLEAGAMLHIHACSANLSSLHKHSNGFSVPWAPVVSWSLAATQFFHATGHLPTFPSIQWGAAFVGFPQGHTGTALPASLVTLNTFSSHIIFAVGCPLLLFWPLVCEVRGTRSTCSAGAEESEDAVMEMRLRENPQKFSSGLLQLAARYLFVNGAQVFASVCAAAILRRHLMVWKVFAPKLMFEASGFIVGSVFVILGVAMVMRVDVSVGGLFKKLLPQNSR